CCCGGGATAATTTCCCTTCCCGAAACGAACGGCCAGATCAACACCATCACCTTGAAAGTCCACCAGGCTGAAGCTGGGCATGATACTGAGCTTTACATGAGGGTACTTGTCCTGAAACCGACTGATTCTGGGCATCAACCAACGGTTTGCAAAAGAGGGCAACGTCGACACTTTCAGATTTGTCGGGTCTGAATTCGGCGCAAACGTGGCAATTCCCCGTTCAATCTCCTGAAAGCCCGTTTCAATGAATCCCGACAGACGGCTTCCTTCAGGGGTCAGTTTCACCTCTCGAGTCAGTCTCACGAACAGCTTCATTCCAAGAAACTCTTCCAGCCCCCGAATATGTGAGCTGACCGCCGCATTGGAGATGTTCAGCGCCTCAGCCGCAGCTTTAAAGCTGAGATCTCTGGCTGCGTACCGGAAAGCCTGTAGAGCCCTGAGGGGAGGAAGCACCTGCATACCCACAACCTACGGTTAACTTTAAATTAAGTATTTGCCAGTTTAACCCGTTTGTCCGGCCGCAGTCCAAACGAAACAATAAGCCTGAACTTTACAGTAAAGGAGAACCACAATGTCAGCCGCTTCCTCCTCTGCTCAGGCAGCCAGATACGTTCACAACAGTAAAGCCGTTAAAAACAGTCTGATCCATAGAATCAGCAGATGGCATGTGAACTGGAGAACTCGCCGACAACTTGCCCGCCTGCCTGACTTCATGCTGCGAGACATCGGCATCTCAAGAGTCGATGCCGAACAGGAAGCCCGGAAGCCTTTCTGGACTGAGTAACACCAACATCGCTGTCGATGTGGGCACTGGAATTTTAAAAGGCGTTACTCAGAAAAAGGAGCGGACAAGGTCACGTGCTCGCCGTCGTGCTCATTGGCATAAACATGAACGCGATTCACCAGGTGGGCAGAGGTACGGGCCTCCTGCAACTCCTGAAGCGCCCGACTCATGTACAGGAAAGACACCGCCGCGAGGTAGTCCTTGGTGAACCCCAACAAACCACTGTCCGGGCAGTGGCTGTCTTCGAAGCCGGATAACTCATCTTCGTCAATGACCGACCAGAGTTCCGAGTAATCGAACTCCCCAGTCAGGGTGATCAGGTGATCTCCGAACGCACCGGAATCGAGATAATCGGATCCGTCCATGAGTGCATAGTCCCCGCCCCCGAAGCAGGCCATCACCGCCTTCTGACTCCACAAATCGTGTTCAATGAAGACGGCTTCTACACGGTCGCCGTCCTGGGAGCTCGCAAGCTCATCAAACATCGTGTCTAACTGAGACCGGTAACTGGCGACCAGTGCCCGTTTATCGTAGGTACCGACGAACCGGATAATGTCATCGATTCGCTCCCGCAGGGCGGGACTGTCGAATTCTCCCGCGAGATCCAGGAGGTTGGTTTTCGCGATGCCTATGTTCCGAGAGAGCGGATCCAGCGATTCCGAGCGCCATTGACTGAGCCATTTCCTGATCACAAGTCTGTCCTCTAACACGTATCAACTGAGCTTAGTCAGGCGTTGATTGTGAATCCACCAGCAAACAGCTATAAAGACCTCGCCAAATCAAAACCCAACTGCTGGCGCAAACTCATTGCCTCGGGCGCCACAAGCAACCACCCCAAAACGCCGAGCGAAGGAACGCCCAACCCGCATAACCGAGAAACGCCTGAAAAATAGTTCTGCCTATATCGCCGTTCCCACAAGCATGCTAAAAGACTCCTCCCGGCAGCAGCTCGGGCATTTTCCCATCAGGATTTCAGCATGTCAGACAAATTTTTCTACAAGGGCAGGCAGGACGCCCGCCAGCACCACACCGCCTATGGCGGATTTCAGACCAAAGCCAGCCAGAAGAGCGGCAGTAAGAAATACCCGCTCACGCTGGTAGTGACCAACGAGGCGCGCAAGCAGGAGATTGAGGCTCAGGTGGCCGAGGCGAAGCTGCACGCGACGATTACGGTTGATACCGGCGAGGGCGCTGTTGAATCCATCAACGAGCTCACCGCTATCCTGAACAAAGGTGGGACAGTGACAACGGTGAAGCCACCCTCCCGAAACGACGCCTGCAGCTGCGGTAGTGGACTCAAATTCAAGAAGTGCTGCGGCTAACTAGCGCCCTAGAGTAGAGGGTGGTTTCTCGATAGCCGCAGCAGAACGAGGCCAGCGTAATCACGCTGGCCCGTCGCAATTCAGCAGTTACCCTTCTTCGCCTGCCCCGGCGGGCAGAAATGGCCGCGGGACTTCCGGTACGAGCGGTGATCGTCATGGTCGTAGCGGCGACGATCATGGTCCCGATAGTAGTCTCTATCGTGATCCCGTGTGGTAATGGCGGTTCCCGTTGCCGCACCGACGGCACCACCGAGGATAGCACCATCCCGGCCACCTACCTCATTGCCAATGGCAGCTCCAATCGCGCCACCGATACCGCCACCCAGGGCTGCGTCGGCGGTGTCATCGGCCACAGCACCCAGTGAGGTGGCACTCAACGTCAAAAAAACCAGCAGTGATTTGATGTTCATAGACATAACTCCCATGGTTCAGGTTATCTGACCAGCTCCGTGGGACAGGCAGGAAACCACGGTATCCATCGCCCCATCCGCCACTTGTCAGATTTGCCATCACTTCGAGAGTACCAAACGTGCGAGTAACACCACCCGTTACGATAACGTTATATTTCAACAGGTTACGGAAAGTTAAGGAATGCGTTCAGTGCGGCAGAGTCACGCGTTTCCCGTCATTCATCCCGTCGAACTCTTCTGCGAGATCCCGGAGGCTGGCTTTGGCGGTGCCGGCAAAATGCACTTCACTCACGCCAACTGAGAAATCTCCGCCCCAGCAGGAATCTGAGACGGCTGCTCGGGCTCACGCCCCCTGAGCATGTTGGACAGCCGACGCTCCCGAACCTTGTGGACTGAAGGGTCGAGCCGCAACACCTTCAGCGGCAAACGATCCCCTTCGCGAAGTTTATCGAACAGATCGGCCTTGTTCAGATAATACGCCCCGCTGTGGTTGCGCCCGTTGAACTGATAGTCAAATTCAACGAGCAGATGACAGCTGTAATACTCGCCTTTCAACCTGTTGTTGTGGTCAAAAACCTGATTTAACTGGCACTCCGCCTCTTTCCGAGTCAGAACGCCATCCACTTCCATGCCGTACTTTCTCAACAGGGCCAGGCCGTAGTAATAACCGATGCTTGAGTGGGCGCTTACAAAAGAATAGACAAACAGAGCGAGGCCAATCAGTGCAAAGAATCCACCGAATAACATGGCCCCCCATTCACCAAAGCCAAGAAAGAAAACCCCGCCTCCGGCAGATGCGAATATCAGCCCCATGCTCAGGAGCAAGAAAAAGGAGCCGGCATGATCCTTTACCGCTGACCAGAGCAGCGGCCAGTCTGTTGTGCGTTTCCTTCGCATTTTAGATTCCTTGTGACGGCTGGCCTAACAGTGAACCAGCAAAAATGGATCTCGATAAGAAATCCGGAAAAAGCTCTGTCCCGGTTTTTGAACAATTTCCCCTTTGGTGTGCCAGCCGGAGAAGGGGCTGGTTACAATCGAAAGCGACTCGAACTGAATCCTGTATGCTCGCCAAGATACCTAAAATGGGTATATTTTTACCCGATTTGGGTTTCAACACTCAGACTGGATTTTACTAGCTTACTGAAGTGAGTAACCCTGTATTCGATGCAAGAACTTGGCGATACGTTCTTCAATCTGGCTCTGGACGGTACTCAACCGCAGTATTTCAACGCCTGCTTTTCGGAGAATACTGTCCTTCAAGGCGTCCCGACGCCGCTGAACATCTGACTCATGTGACCCGCCGTCTACTTCAATCACCGCAAGGGGTTTCTTGCCGACTTTGTAATAAATGACAAAGTCGCAGCTACTTCGGGAGTGCAAAAATGCTGTTTCGTCTTTCGTCAGTGACAGCGAACGGGCGGAAACGATCTGATTCAAGGGAATTTGGGGGAAAACTTTGAGATCCCGATTGGAATCCCGAGTAAGGGATTCACGAAGAATCTGGGCAACGATTTGCTCTGACTTGAAGTCAGAGTCCGAAGATCGAAGCAGATTCTTCAATCGGTTCAGCGAGCTGTCATACTCTCGATACAACAAGTCGAATGCCGAGACCACAGGGGACCTGATGACCTGATTCGGCCCGCCAGAACCGTAATACTCGATATACCTGACCAGTGCCGCAATATGGCCTTGCGCTCTATTGAATACCTCGTCGCCTGTTACGAGGGTGAATTGCTTTTTTGCACGTGAAACAGCAACGTTAACAAGTTGAGGGTCATCGACAAAACTTGTCTGCTGATGGTCATCTGCAGACTTTTTGTCCAGAACTGTGGAAAAAACGATTTCATCGCACTCCCTGCCCTGGA
The nucleotide sequence above comes from Marinobacter gudaonensis. Encoded proteins:
- a CDS encoding LysR substrate-binding domain-containing protein, which gives rise to MQVLPPLRALQAFRYAARDLSFKAAAEALNISNAAVSSHIRGLEEFLGMKLFVRLTREVKLTPEGSRLSGFIETGFQEIERGIATFAPNSDPTNLKVSTLPSFANRWLMPRISRFQDKYPHVKLSIMPSFSLVDFQGDGVDLAVRFGKGNYPGLESRLFMEESLVVVCHEALVGDRKIEISDLAALPWLVDESIDMQGSWTEFQKALGIDIPDTAIKLAVNEASAQVEAVLAGRGISLVRYTLVADMLEAGLLIRPINFSMPAEYHYYLVAPEAKFRTEKVRAFVSWISSEIS
- a CDS encoding PBPRA1643 family SWIM/SEC-C metal-binding motif protein, whose protein sequence is MSDKFFYKGRQDARQHHTAYGGFQTKASQKSGSKKYPLTLVVTNEARKQEIEAQVAEAKLHATITVDTGEGAVESINELTAILNKGGTVTTVKPPSRNDACSCGSGLKFKKCCG
- a CDS encoding DUF1127 domain-containing protein; the encoded protein is MSAASSSAQAARYVHNSKAVKNSLIHRISRWHVNWRTRRQLARLPDFMLRDIGISRVDAEQEARKPFWTE
- a CDS encoding DUF3592 domain-containing protein, which codes for MRRKRTTDWPLLWSAVKDHAGSFFLLLSMGLIFASAGGGVFFLGFGEWGAMLFGGFFALIGLALFVYSFVSAHSSIGYYYGLALLRKYGMEVDGVLTRKEAECQLNQVFDHNNRLKGEYYSCHLLVEFDYQFNGRNHSGAYYLNKADLFDKLREGDRLPLKVLRLDPSVHKVRERRLSNMLRGREPEQPSQIPAGAEISQLA